The nucleotide window CCATGCTTCAACCATTGTCAGGCCGACAAACTGCGCCAGCGGCGATAAGGCCTCCCGTTCGCGATCAATAGCCGCTCGCAATTCCGAGCCGGCAGGCGTATACATATGACCGAGAAACGTCTCCAACGCTTGCACCTGTTCGGCAGTGATCACCGCCTCACTGCCGCGCCCGTCCACTAATGCTTGCATGTTAGGTTGCCAAAGCACGATAGCGGCTTCGGCTTCCGCTAACAATTGTGAGTCTGCGTCTAGCAAAGCGTTGATCTCGCCGACGTGGGTGTAAAACATATCAATGTAGTGCCGCCCGCGAGGTGTTTTGCTGAGAAGTTCGTCGTGTACGCGCCAAAGCAACTGAGCGCTAACTGCGGCTTGCTTGACTTCAGAGACAGATGGCACCGGACTGCCGGGGAGCGCGGCGATTGCGATCCAGATTCCCAACATGATTGCGATCAAGAATACGCCAAAAGCTAAGAGTTCGATCCCGCCGCGAGCGATTCGGCCAAGCCAGATGATGAGGCGCAGGAGAGCAGATTGGCGGCGATCCTTTGAAGAAGAGTTGTTGGCCTGAGACATTGTTTCTCCCTGATCGAAAAGTTTCTTTAGGAGTTCTGTTCGTTCACATCGCTATAAAACTACTTCCTCAAGATTACGGCCTTTGCCAGATGCAGTGACAATTTGGTAATCCGATATTACGGCCTGGTAACAACAGGCCGTTCTCGAATTATAGCCGCGCTTGAAATCAATCGTTTCTCGCGTATAATGCCGCCATGCCTCTGTCGGTCGCGCTTCTCTTTCACTTCAACCAACATTTCAATGAATATGCCGCCCTCGCCAGCCGCGCCTGCTATCGCGGCCTGCTCAACGTCCTGCGCTCGCACCCGACTCTCAAGTTCAACATTCATATTTCGGGGACATTGATTGACGCTCTCAAATGGCTGGACTCGTCGCCGCTCGATCTGATTCGCGACGGTTTGGCCGCCGGCCAGTTTGAGTTGCTTGGTTCTACCTATGCCCAAAACATCCCCTACGCCAGCGACGATTGGGACAACGCCCAGCAGATCGCGCTTCACCGGGCGACGCTCAAAGACACGTTTGGCGTCGAACCGACGGCGTTCTGGAATGCGGAGCGATGCTGGCGGCAATCGCTCGTGCCTGTCATCGCCGACGGCGGCTATCGTTGCACGTTGGTTGAGGATCACATCCTTCGTGAGGCCGGGGCAACCGACTCGTTCGTCTTCACTACCCACGCCGAGTCCAAAGCGTTGACGGTCGTCACCGATGATGAAAGGCTCAAACACAAATTCAACCTCGGCGCCTGGTTCGGAAGGAACGATCAGGTTATTCGTTATTTGCGCGGGCTGGCGGCTAAACCCGAGTCGGCGACGATGTGCGCCGCTTACGCCGAAGACGCCGAAGCGATGGGCTTGTGGGGCTGGGAGGCCGGTCTGACTCCGAATCAAACCTGGGCGCACCTGGATCGCTTGTTGACCGCCCTCGAAGCCGAGCCTGAGGTGAAGCTGATCAAACTCTCCGAAGCGCCGCGACCCAAAGCCGACCTCACGCCGATCCCGGACGGCAGCGCGGCCTGGATGAATGCCTCACTGGCCAAAAAAGGCGCGCCTTACCACGAAGACGGCTATACCGACTGGCTCGACTTCAACCGCCGCTCGCCCAAGCTGGCCCACTTCCGCCAAACATACTCGATCATCCGGGCCAAACTTCTGGCGTTGAACGAGGTCACCCCGGCCTCGCAAGCCCTGCGCCGGGCGGCGTTATACGCCTTCTGCGCCCATCAATACGAGTTCGGTTGCATTGGCGTGGGCGGGCTGAACGATCGCGGCTGGGAGAACGCGCGCACGGCGGTGGCGGTGGCGCTGGCCGCCAAGCTGGCCGAAGCGCCTTCTGAGAATGTATTGATTGACGATTGCAACGGCGACGGCTCCGACGAGGTGCTGGTCTGCGACGGCAAACAGTTGATGATCACTTCGGCTTACGGTGGGCGGCTGTTGTACTGGTTCGACCTGACGACCGGCCAGCAATTTGTGGGCAATCAACTGCCAGTGATTCAAGCGGCTTACGAGGGCGATGGGCATTACCCGGTGGTGGAGCCGCGACGTAAGCCGTGGTTGCCCGACTCGTTTGCGCCGCAAGACTCAGCGGAGCAGATTGAAGAGACGCCGCCCACGCGGCTGGGCCGCTTCTTGCCGGATTGGGTCTGGGAGGGCGAACCGTTGCCCATGCAAGTGGCGGTTGCCCCGAAGCCAGAGGGCGAGTCCTTCATGCCGCTTTTCGGCCAGACTCGCGGCTTCTCGGATCACATCATCGTCGATTCGGGCAATCAGGAAGAGCCGCCTCACGAGTGGCTGGACTCGCGGCTGGAGAAGAACGGTGTCGCCTTTATTCGTTATCTGTCGGATGAGTTGACGATTGAGAAGTCACTGCGTTTTGCTCACGGCAAAGTGGCGGCGGCTTACACCGTGCGCAACCACGACACGCGCGAGCGAAGCGTGCGCCTGCGCGTGACGAACGAGCTTTGCCCGGATTATGCCGAAGTGATTCGCGGCGGGCGCGGCGCGCTGGCTTTCCTGGACGGCGAAGCGCCCGGCGTGACCAACACTCGCACCGGCGCGTCCATCGTCCTCAACTCGTCGCGGGCCTGGCAAAGCCTGGAGCGGCGCGAAGACTTTTGCGCGCTGACGATTGGCCTGACGTACGACTTCACACTCTCGCCGCGCTCCGAGCAGAAGTTTGAATTGAAGTTGGGCAGAAAATAATCTAACACGAAGTCACGAAGACGCGAAGACACTAAGCTGTTCTTGGTGTCTTTGTGCCCTGGTGGCTTTGTGGCAAATGTAGAGACGCCGGATGTCAGTTCCTGACTGGGTACAGGACGCAATCTTCTACCAGATTTTTCCGGACCGGTTTGCCAACGGCGACCCGGCGAACGATCCTTTCAACATTCAACCGTGGGGGACGCCGCCTCAACTGCGCGGCTTTCAGGGCGGCGACCTGGAAGGCGTGATCCAGAAGCTCGATTACCTGCACGACCTGGGCGTCAACGCTATTTACTTTAACCCCGTCTTTCAGGCGGCTTCGAATCACCGCTACGACACTTACGACTACTTTAAAATTGATCCCAAGTTGGGCGACCTGAGCACCTTCAAGCGCCTGCTCAAGCTGGCGCACGGGCTGGGCATCCGGGTGATACTTGACGGGGTGTTCAATCACTGCGGGCGGGGCTTCTTTGCCTTTCATGATGTTTTGGAAAACGAGGCCGCTTCGCCTTATTTGAAGTGGTTTCACATCAAAGGCTTTCCGCTCAATGCCTTTGGCGACGAGCCGCCGCCCAACTACGAGTGCTGGTGGCAGAACAAGAGCCTGCCCAAGTTCAACATCGGCGAGCCTCAGGTGCGGAAGTATCTGCTCGACGCGGCCCGCTACTGGATCGAGCAGGGAGCCGACGGCTGGCGGATGGACGTGCCGAACGAGATTGACGACGACGACTTCTGGGCCGAGTTCCGGTCGGTGGTAAAGTCCATCAACCCGCACGCTTACACCCTGGGCGAAATCTGGGACGTGAACCCGCGCTGGGTCGGGGAACGCAGTTTCGACGGCTTGATGAATTACCCGTTCCGCACGGCGGCCATTGATTTCTTTGGCCGGAACAGCCTTAGCGTTTCGCAGTTTAGCAACACGGTAGAGCATTTGCTTACGGTTTATCCCCGCGAACACATTTATGCCCAGTTCAACCCGCTTGGCTCACACGACACCGAGCGCACGCTGATGATGTGCGGCGGCGA belongs to Chloroflexota bacterium and includes:
- a CDS encoding glycoside hydrolase family 13 protein, yielding MSVPDWVQDAIFYQIFPDRFANGDPANDPFNIQPWGTPPQLRGFQGGDLEGVIQKLDYLHDLGVNAIYFNPVFQAASNHRYDTYDYFKIDPKLGDLSTFKRLLKLAHGLGIRVILDGVFNHCGRGFFAFHDVLENEAASPYLKWFHIKGFPLNAFGDEPPPNYECWWQNKSLPKFNIGEPQVRKYLLDAARYWIEQGADGWRMDVPNEIDDDDFWAEFRSVVKSINPHAYTLGEIWDVNPRWVGERSFDGLMNYPFRTAAIDFFGRNSLSVSQFSNTVEHLLTVYPREHIYAQFNPLGSHDTERTLMMCGGDLARMKLALLFQLTYVGAPSIYYGDEIGLTGGKDPDCRRAFTWDEASWNADLHGFVKSLVAIRKAHPALRRGEHRPLYHHDRDGLYAFLRKHDQHERDALIVVFNNSDGTVIRNIPATHSGWPSGAWARDLLSGKKFVVENHFVTNLRLSPRTGMILSTQ